The Setaria italica strain Yugu1 chromosome IX, Setaria_italica_v2.0, whole genome shotgun sequence genome has a window encoding:
- the LOC101767721 gene encoding CASP-like protein 16: MFASRPVVHPMEVAAPAPAPANPAQQPPGVLMKDLPGMPGTPSGLGLRVTQLLFAAVSLAVMSSTSDFASVSAFCYLIAAAILQCVWSLSVAIVDIYALLVKRCLRNRRLVTLFAIGDTITCGVTFSGACAAAGITVLIDNDLNICSENHCSSFMTAVAMAFMCSFSLSPSFVLNLYSVASTRVLAAG, encoded by the exons ATGTTCGCGAGCAGGCCAGTGGTGCATCCGATGGAGGtcgcggctccggcgccggcgccggcgaaccCGGCGCAGCAGCCGCCGGGTGTGCTGATGAAGGACCTGCCCGGGATGCCGGGGACGCCCAGCGGGCTCGGCCTCCGCGTCACGCAGCTCCTCTTCGCCGCCGTGTCGCTCGCCGTCATGTCGTCCACCAGCGACTTCGCATCCGTCTCCGCCTTCTG CTACCTTATTGCAGCAGCTATTTTGCAATGTGTTTGGAGCCTGTCAGTAGCCATTGTGGACATATATGCACTGCTTGTTAAACGTTGTTTAAGAAACCGTCGGCTTGTTACTCTCTTTGCCATTGGAGATACG ATCACATGCGGAGTAACATTCTCTGGAGCATGCGCTGCGGCAGGAATCACCGTCTTGATCGACAACGATCTGAACATATGCTCGGAGAACCACTGTTCTAGTTTCATGACTGCAGTAGCAATGGCATTCATGTGTTCGTTTTCTCTCTCACCGTCCTTTGTGCTGAACTTGTACTCAGTCGCATCTACCCGTGTCTTAGCAGCTGGTTAG
- the LOC101768131 gene encoding uncharacterized protein LOC101768131, with translation MGYWWDRVVLPVRRVWLGVASRFGVRQTGLWRLRQEVSTCEYEDVHVMWEMLSRTTAAPPAPAPRRHSRFRQQPRPWGDRFRLCRGF, from the exons ATGGGGTACTGGTGGGACCGCGTCGTGCTGCCGGTGCGGAGGGTCTGGCTCGGCGTCGCGTCCCGCTTCGGGGTTCGCCAGACAG GGCTGTGGAGGCTGCGGCAGGAGGTGAGCACGTGCGAGTACGAGGACGTGCACGTGATGTGGGAGATGCTGAGCCGCaccaccgcggcgccgccggcgcccgcgcccagGCGGCACAGCCGGTTCCGGCAGCAGCCCCGGCCGTGGGGCGACAGGTTCCGCCTCTGCCGGGGATTCTAG